The following coding sequences lie in one Novipirellula aureliae genomic window:
- a CDS encoding integrase core domain-containing protein → MMTKTDQIGEARSRPFVLKPWLIVLWCLAGLASEESRGIIRFQQIQIDVLREIIGRDKRIILSDRQRVRLAEAGKELGRKKIGEFCSLFTPDTILRWYRELIANHHTYSTGSPGRPKLSEEIIGLVVMIAKQNPSWGYDRIQGELKKLGHTVSDTSVANILHEHGLDPSPHRENHGTTWSEFLQAHWECLAATDFTTVDVWTPSGLKTIYLLFVIELKSRCVQFVGSTEHPNEKWMLEAVERTTKKDGLLGGEGHSTLLIMDNDSKFTAKFKEKLRDNGVKPVLTAVRAPNMNAFQERFILSYKSEMANRMIFFGKQMLDHATKEYLAHYHEERPHQGLDNELILPFEKPPDPKGELEVTKRLGGLLKSYRRRTVA, encoded by the coding sequence ATGATGACAAAAACGGACCAAATAGGTGAGGCAAGATCAAGACCGTTTGTCCTAAAGCCTTGGCTGATCGTTCTCTGGTGCTTGGCTGGACTGGCGAGCGAAGAGAGTCGGGGGATCATCCGTTTTCAGCAAATTCAAATTGATGTTTTGCGTGAAATCATCGGCAGAGACAAACGAATCATCCTGAGTGACCGGCAGCGAGTTCGGCTGGCAGAAGCAGGAAAGGAGCTGGGGCGTAAGAAAATCGGGGAATTCTGCAGCCTTTTTACGCCGGACACCATTCTTCGCTGGTATCGCGAATTGATTGCAAACCATCACACGTATTCCACTGGCTCTCCTGGGCGACCTAAGCTCAGTGAAGAGATCATTGGCTTGGTCGTGATGATCGCCAAGCAGAATCCTTCTTGGGGCTACGATCGGATCCAAGGGGAATTGAAGAAACTCGGACACACCGTCAGTGACACTTCGGTCGCAAACATCTTGCATGAGCACGGACTCGATCCATCACCCCATCGTGAAAACCACGGCACGACCTGGTCCGAGTTTTTGCAAGCTCACTGGGAATGCTTAGCAGCGACTGATTTTACGACCGTCGATGTTTGGACACCCAGTGGTCTCAAAACGATCTACCTGTTATTTGTGATTGAACTCAAATCACGCTGCGTCCAGTTTGTCGGTAGCACCGAACATCCGAATGAAAAGTGGATGCTCGAAGCAGTTGAGCGAACCACGAAAAAAGACGGTCTCCTCGGCGGCGAAGGTCATTCGACACTATTGATCATGGACAACGATTCAAAGTTCACGGCAAAATTTAAAGAGAAGCTCCGAGACAACGGCGTGAAACCGGTCCTGACTGCGGTCCGAGCACCGAACATGAACGCTTTTCAAGAGCGGTTTATCTTGAGCTATAAATCGGAGATGGCCAACCGAATGATCTTCTTTGGCAAGCAAATGCTCGATCATGCAACGAAGGAATACTTGGCGCACTACCACGAGGAACGTCCCCATCAAGGTTTGGACAACGAGTTGATCCTTCCGTTTGAGAAGCCACCTGATCCTAAAGGCGAGCTTGAAGTCACGAAGCGACTCGGTGGGCTGCTCAAGTCGTATCGGCGCAGAACTGTCGCATAG
- a CDS encoding dockerin type I domain-containing protein, which yields MFTITVSKSWFGQRRRTLRVESLEQRCMLAAEYGFEQPMIDVSSAEQLMVERINWARANPSGEASRLGIGLNDDLDAGKISTTPKQPLAPDASLSRAAELHSLDMILRDYFAHDTPEGVSPWTRAANQGYTRPTGENIAFNWTTGGDFGLVVQEAHDILFRSAGHRVNLMLDRAAEVGIGIEQNPNEDPGFPGFASVLSTQMFGSTGPTPAITGVVYSDSVIDDDFYSIGEGQSQIRIEATDDVGKTYWTSTGDAGGYALRIPKGTYTIVASDAAGQRQTDLGRVVVDSENIKLDVLDDDWDNSRPDTFDVFDCNHDGNVTAADALLIINRLGTKQVAYDALLDVNHDNKVTAGDALMVINELQQTPQVTQPPVDAPLSEAMDEAVSEAVRRFSDGFTAMPDASEIVIESSIPVIWTNSKFNLRDGGDPVPTAGYQIVLRFGTVLGEYRASTTGGILKAGNVYVNDYMADGDELCCPFKTFSAACEQAVRDAVFAILVGRIHSTS from the coding sequence ATGTTCACAATCACGGTTTCCAAGTCTTGGTTTGGCCAAAGACGGCGAACATTGCGTGTCGAATCGCTGGAGCAGCGTTGCATGTTGGCGGCGGAGTATGGGTTCGAACAGCCAATGATCGATGTTTCATCGGCTGAACAATTGATGGTTGAACGCATCAATTGGGCGCGGGCCAATCCGAGCGGTGAAGCAAGTCGGTTGGGGATTGGGTTGAATGATGATCTCGACGCAGGAAAGATTTCGACGACTCCTAAACAGCCGCTTGCGCCGGACGCCTCGCTCTCGCGTGCTGCGGAACTGCATTCGCTCGACATGATCTTGCGTGACTATTTTGCCCATGACACACCAGAGGGTGTTTCGCCTTGGACTCGCGCTGCGAATCAAGGTTACACGCGGCCCACGGGTGAGAACATCGCATTCAACTGGACCACGGGCGGCGACTTTGGACTTGTTGTTCAAGAAGCGCACGACATTCTATTTCGTAGCGCCGGGCATCGCGTCAATTTGATGCTCGACCGAGCGGCGGAAGTGGGCATTGGAATCGAACAAAACCCGAATGAGGATCCTGGTTTTCCTGGCTTTGCGTCTGTATTGTCAACCCAAATGTTTGGTTCGACTGGACCGACGCCTGCGATCACGGGAGTGGTCTACAGTGATTCGGTCATCGATGACGACTTCTATTCGATCGGCGAAGGGCAGTCGCAAATTCGGATCGAAGCGACCGATGACGTCGGAAAGACTTACTGGACTTCGACCGGGGACGCGGGTGGCTACGCACTACGCATCCCCAAAGGAACCTACACCATCGTGGCAAGCGATGCAGCGGGCCAGCGACAAACCGATCTAGGGCGTGTTGTTGTAGATTCCGAGAATATTAAATTGGATGTTCTAGACGATGACTGGGATAATAGCCGTCCCGATACGTTTGACGTTTTCGATTGTAACCACGACGGCAATGTGACAGCGGCCGACGCATTATTGATTATCAACAGGCTAGGCACAAAACAGGTGGCCTATGACGCATTACTTGATGTGAACCATGACAACAAAGTGACGGCTGGCGATGCGTTGATGGTGATCAACGAGTTGCAGCAGACGCCGCAAGTGACTCAGCCGCCGGTCGACGCCCCGTTGTCAGAAGCGATGGACGAGGCGGTCAGCGAGGCGGTGCGAAGGTTCTCAGACGGATTCACAGCGATGCCCGACGCAAGTGAAATTGTGATTGAGTCATCGATACCCGTGATTTGGACGAACAGCAAGTTCAATTTGCGTGATGGCGGCGACCCCGTACCCACGGCTGGGTACCAAATCGTGCTTCGTTTCGGAACCGTACTTGGAGAGTATCGTGCTTCGACGACAGGAGGAATACTGAAGGCAGGGAACGTCTATGTGAATGATTACATGGCGGATGGCGACGAGCTTTGTTGTCCGTTTAAAACGTTCAGTGCTGCGTGTGAACAAGCAGTCCGGGATGCGGTCTTCGCAATCTTAGTTGGGCGGATTCATTCGACATCCTAG
- a CDS encoding helix-turn-helix domain-containing protein codes for MEKSITTTEYRALVSYLRQRREASGVTQVELAQRIDESQSLVSKMERCEIRIDVIQLRTICEAMGTDLISFLRGFERQLSRKS; via the coding sequence ATGGAAAAGTCAATTACTACAACTGAGTACCGGGCGCTCGTTTCCTACCTCCGTCAAAGACGCGAGGCGTCCGGCGTTACCCAGGTGGAACTCGCCCAAAGAATCGATGAGTCTCAATCGCTAGTCAGCAAGATGGAACGCTGCGAAATCCGGATAGACGTGATTCAGCTTCGGACCATCTGCGAAGCAATGGGAACGGATTTGATTAGTTTTTTACGAGGTTTTGAACGTCAACTCTCTCGGAAGAGTTAG
- a CDS encoding Rpn family recombination-promoting nuclease/putative transposase produces the protein MPLRIKPTVDFAFKKIFGSPENDIALIGLLNAILDFERPIEAVEILNPFSYQEFSDSKLVVLDVRCRDSAGKWLNVEMQVSVYAGLIERLVHYACRMYVDQLTVGGNYALSNRSISICLLNRVLFRDIVQAHHRFQMLDKESGRELDNAIEVHTVEMTKYNLDEKTISKASKLEQWAFLLSKAQDYEAEELKQLLAGIEFNTAITTIETISAKTRDKSMYDQREKAQRDYEWAISGAREEGREEGLEQGIEQGIEQGMEQGMEQGKLAGTIQTLELLLGDAVSTDEELTKCETIALTTRIAQLQQRLRDRQS, from the coding sequence ATGCCTCTAAGAATTAAGCCCACCGTTGACTTTGCCTTCAAGAAAATCTTTGGATCTCCGGAGAACGACATCGCGTTGATTGGATTGCTCAATGCGATCTTGGATTTTGAGCGACCAATTGAAGCGGTGGAGATTCTGAATCCATTCAGTTATCAAGAATTTTCCGACAGCAAGCTCGTGGTTCTCGATGTGCGGTGCCGTGACTCGGCGGGCAAATGGCTTAACGTCGAAATGCAGGTTTCCGTTTATGCGGGACTGATTGAGCGACTTGTCCATTACGCTTGTAGAATGTACGTCGATCAGTTGACGGTGGGAGGCAACTATGCTCTCTCGAATCGATCGATATCGATTTGTCTGCTAAATCGTGTTCTTTTCCGCGACATTGTGCAAGCTCACCACCGTTTTCAAATGCTTGATAAGGAAAGCGGCCGAGAGCTTGACAATGCGATCGAAGTTCACACGGTCGAGATGACCAAGTATAATTTAGACGAGAAGACGATCTCAAAAGCGAGCAAACTGGAGCAATGGGCTTTCTTGCTGTCAAAGGCTCAAGATTACGAGGCTGAAGAATTAAAACAACTTCTTGCAGGCATCGAATTTAACACGGCGATCACAACGATCGAAACCATTTCCGCCAAAACGAGGGATAAGAGTATGTACGATCAAAGAGAAAAAGCCCAGCGGGACTACGAATGGGCGATCTCAGGTGCGAGAGAAGAGGGCCGCGAAGAGGGGTTAGAGCAAGGGATTGAGCAAGGGATTGAGCAAGGAATGGAGCAGGGAATGGAGCAGGGAAAGCTTGCTGGCACGATTCAGACGCTTGAATTGCTGCTGGGGGACGCGGTCAGTACTGATGAGGAGCTAACCAAGTGTGAGACAATTGCACTTACGACGCGGATAGCCCAGTTGCAGCAACGTCTACGTGACCGTCAATCGTGA
- a CDS encoding choice-of-anchor Q domain-containing protein, giving the protein MVDTTIDELDSDFGPGDFSLREAIAQANATEGHDTITFAESMFGRDLYANIRLAESLGQMKITDSVSILIPNADWGLVIQANNLTGVDARVFDIAETADEVNLTGFELHGGTALQGGAIRSLTNGELILNGVWFNGNNSQSLGGSLFFRNSTVRISEGSFYAGSALQGGAIYGSGGSLFINNSELSYNDATGTSGGGGAIYGLGTDIVISNSTISGGVSETVGGGIAAYGGSLTINNSTVAFNSAAQSGGGVWVDELATLNATSSLFASNTASSAADVFGTFASASHTLVQDANGAVGIANGDSGNNLVGQDPLLGDRVGYNGWQESSYPLMPGSPAINAGLNPDNLPFDQRGSGFARVFGSAADIGAFEVHPLTLNSITFAGESLPQNQRLEPVSQQPLVFVAEFQGALETGGAWNAGDFVSNAVQLINLASSEIFPLTSKGHSTRDGVSRITLSSEQTLTDGDYRLSFISSAAGTQTIAGVLLDGEPLGSDTAGTPTGDGVPGGDYHVDFTIDHAPLPLDVKRIEPTGSLLFHADAESWLHGADDTDQYTFGASAGQYLALSVAPPANETITARLTGPDGFVVNAAVGDNGAVMIQSSRLPADGTYTIEVTGAGPTLYAIELALGGTSESLMVGDSSESAPFRIDREIGSGASHPWTVLGHSNAGVSGIAYTKTNAPQRFVDISDTGTLLDFTSSVKTPFTSTVGNTLFPAGDLFIHETGGISKGDETFYRFNYPLPVSEDYESALLPFWGVTGDEAGSVFVQETLVDGFQTLIVQWNEVSYYNDSGSGNFQLQLFAPDAPILARFVYPDVDFENEWNDGGKSATIGVQARPDIFAQVGYDEATVQNGDVIEFSADPPQTTSDVDAYTFDWSATDSDHVDIVFSALGYLDPSRTKIELLNTDGQTVLATATNKFDNRPVENADLGIYDFALTQHGTYTIRVTSDTPGNYSLAVFDSSSLELEPNDAADGFVNQLSSDSPHQGFLSGIAFAADFSDGDEPSLDGFTIDSESPGLWHVSSRRGSDAGHSSPHSLFFGMEETDEGGGNDREARVLSSPIDLRSFDSASLSFRYWHDLGLGSNVDLNISTDGGLTYQYLGWVSNTDGLFKDKQIDLTSYAGSIVQLGVTYERYSDTPESGEGFYMDDIVVSGSDTSDRYQLSLEASDPVTLTVETPFNSPLASMPNTLVPAIEVLKPDGTALEVDRVAFDGKQSTVSFTAPIGGEYTVIVRAESGAGEYILENSVSRDAVIIMPSAGELRLEMIDNQVAAAMGETILFRTDGNSLHHVIIQGTTGSDRLVVNSDVINRLLPEAKMIQFIGNGADDEFEFTDTGWSMGANVMVGERSMRQAVHSSGATIQLDTSRAWRNVVEALDVNNQGGITASDALAVINELTERLYSASDGLLTSDGSAASPSAPGALARYLDVNGDGKVSPSDALQVINALAEMLPGNQSGESGELVASDLLLTQNAEVERLVRDQTWIPEFESKQAVHAPAMQTPKAVLLPQIESESEEGNSEESDPLDVDLVDQLFALFP; this is encoded by the coding sequence GTGGTTGATACAACGATCGATGAACTCGATAGCGATTTCGGGCCTGGCGACTTCAGCCTTCGCGAAGCGATCGCGCAAGCCAACGCGACCGAGGGGCACGATACGATCACGTTTGCCGAATCGATGTTCGGACGCGATTTGTACGCCAATATTCGCTTGGCCGAATCTCTCGGCCAAATGAAAATTACCGATAGTGTATCAATCTTGATTCCCAACGCTGATTGGGGCCTTGTCATCCAAGCTAACAATTTGACCGGCGTCGATGCCCGTGTTTTTGACATTGCGGAAACTGCAGATGAAGTCAACCTAACGGGATTTGAATTGCATGGCGGAACCGCACTCCAAGGTGGAGCGATACGAAGCCTGACCAATGGTGAGTTGATATTAAACGGAGTTTGGTTTAACGGAAACAACAGCCAATCGTTGGGCGGATCACTCTTTTTTCGAAATAGCACCGTTCGCATTTCCGAGGGTAGCTTCTACGCAGGAAGTGCTCTGCAGGGTGGTGCCATCTACGGCAGTGGCGGAAGCCTGTTTATCAACAATAGTGAGCTGAGCTACAACGATGCAACCGGAACGAGTGGAGGTGGCGGAGCGATCTATGGTTTGGGCACGGACATTGTCATCTCCAATTCGACGATAAGCGGCGGCGTATCCGAAACAGTCGGAGGTGGCATCGCAGCTTATGGTGGCTCGTTGACGATTAACAACAGTACGGTTGCGTTCAACTCAGCGGCACAGTCGGGTGGTGGTGTTTGGGTCGATGAATTGGCGACCCTCAATGCGACCAGCAGCCTGTTTGCAAGTAACACAGCGTCATCGGCTGCGGACGTTTTTGGCACGTTTGCTTCCGCAAGTCATACTTTGGTTCAAGATGCGAACGGGGCGGTGGGGATCGCCAATGGTGACTCAGGAAACAACCTCGTTGGTCAAGATCCACTATTGGGCGACCGCGTCGGATACAACGGTTGGCAAGAATCGTCATATCCACTGATGCCTGGCAGTCCTGCGATCAATGCGGGCTTGAATCCTGACAATCTACCGTTTGATCAGCGAGGCAGTGGTTTCGCCAGGGTATTTGGATCTGCGGCGGATATTGGTGCTTTTGAAGTCCATCCACTAACGCTCAATAGCATTACCTTCGCTGGTGAGTCCTTGCCGCAGAACCAGCGACTCGAGCCGGTCAGTCAACAACCACTCGTGTTTGTCGCCGAGTTCCAGGGGGCCCTTGAAACCGGCGGAGCGTGGAATGCAGGCGATTTTGTCAGTAACGCTGTCCAACTCATAAACCTAGCGTCGTCCGAGATTTTTCCGCTCACGTCTAAAGGGCATTCCACTCGCGATGGTGTTAGTCGAATAACTCTCTCAAGCGAGCAAACCCTAACCGACGGCGATTATCGGCTGTCCTTTATCTCATCGGCCGCTGGTACACAGACGATCGCAGGCGTACTTCTTGATGGCGAACCACTTGGCAGTGACACAGCCGGTACTCCCACCGGCGACGGTGTTCCCGGTGGTGATTACCATGTCGATTTCACGATCGACCACGCTCCGCTTCCGCTTGACGTCAAACGAATCGAACCAACGGGAAGTTTGCTGTTTCATGCTGACGCCGAAAGCTGGTTACACGGTGCCGACGATACTGATCAGTACACGTTTGGTGCCAGTGCTGGTCAATACTTAGCATTGAGTGTCGCACCACCGGCCAATGAAACGATCACAGCTAGGTTGACCGGGCCAGACGGGTTTGTTGTTAACGCAGCCGTTGGAGATAACGGTGCGGTCATGATACAGTCGAGCCGCTTACCTGCGGATGGCACTTACACGATTGAAGTGACGGGGGCCGGTCCGACATTGTACGCCATCGAACTCGCTCTTGGCGGAACCAGCGAATCGTTAATGGTTGGCGATAGCAGCGAATCCGCTCCATTTAGGATCGATCGAGAAATCGGCAGCGGCGCTTCGCATCCGTGGACCGTCTTAGGTCATAGTAACGCTGGCGTAAGTGGCATTGCCTACACCAAAACAAACGCACCGCAGCGATTCGTCGATATTTCGGATACGGGAACGCTATTGGATTTTACAAGTAGCGTCAAAACCCCTTTTACCTCCACGGTTGGCAATACGCTGTTTCCGGCTGGCGATTTATTCATCCATGAGACGGGTGGCATTTCAAAAGGTGACGAAACATTTTATCGGTTCAATTACCCACTTCCAGTCAGCGAGGATTATGAATCCGCCTTGCTGCCTTTTTGGGGTGTTACTGGTGATGAAGCTGGAAGCGTTTTCGTTCAAGAAACTTTGGTCGATGGCTTCCAGACTCTCATTGTCCAGTGGAACGAGGTCTCGTACTACAACGACAGCGGGTCGGGAAACTTCCAGTTACAGCTTTTTGCACCCGATGCACCGATACTCGCTCGCTTTGTTTACCCAGATGTCGATTTTGAGAACGAGTGGAATGATGGTGGAAAATCGGCAACGATCGGTGTCCAGGCTCGACCTGATATTTTCGCACAGGTCGGTTACGACGAAGCAACGGTCCAAAACGGCGACGTGATCGAGTTTAGCGCTGACCCACCACAAACGACGTCTGATGTGGATGCTTATACATTCGACTGGAGTGCAACCGATTCGGATCACGTGGATATTGTATTTTCAGCACTCGGTTATCTCGATCCTTCCCGAACGAAAATCGAACTGCTAAACACGGATGGACAAACGGTTCTTGCGACCGCTACGAATAAGTTCGACAATCGTCCGGTCGAGAATGCGGACCTTGGAATCTATGATTTCGCGTTGACTCAGCATGGCACTTACACCATCCGCGTGACCTCCGACACGCCTGGCAACTACAGCTTAGCCGTCTTCGATTCATCCTCCCTTGAGCTTGAGCCAAATGACGCCGCTGACGGTTTTGTGAACCAACTCAGCTCTGACTCTCCTCATCAAGGCTTCTTGAGCGGGATAGCTTTTGCGGCCGATTTCTCTGACGGCGATGAGCCATCGCTTGATGGCTTTACCATTGACTCTGAGTCGCCGGGACTGTGGCACGTCTCGAGCCGGCGCGGCAGCGATGCGGGACACTCCAGCCCGCATAGTTTGTTCTTCGGCATGGAGGAAACCGACGAAGGGGGCGGCAACGACCGCGAAGCCCGAGTCTTATCGTCGCCAATCGATCTGCGGAGTTTTGACTCCGCGTCGTTATCTTTCCGTTATTGGCATGACCTCGGATTAGGTAGCAATGTTGATCTCAATATTTCAACCGATGGTGGTCTGACTTATCAATATTTGGGATGGGTGTCCAACACCGACGGATTATTCAAAGATAAACAGATTGACCTGACTTCTTACGCTGGCTCCATCGTTCAGTTAGGCGTCACTTACGAACGCTACTCAGACACACCTGAGAGTGGTGAAGGTTTTTACATGGACGATATCGTTGTCAGCGGAAGCGATACGTCGGATCGCTATCAATTGTCATTGGAGGCTAGCGACCCAGTTACCCTGACGGTCGAGACACCGTTCAACTCGCCACTGGCTTCAATGCCGAACACGTTGGTTCCAGCCATCGAAGTATTGAAGCCAGACGGAACGGCTCTCGAAGTGGACCGCGTTGCCTTCGACGGCAAGCAATCGACCGTTTCTTTCACCGCACCTATCGGCGGCGAATACACGGTCATCGTACGAGCCGAATCAGGGGCGGGCGAGTACATCCTCGAAAATAGTGTCAGTCGCGATGCGGTCATCATCATGCCATCGGCGGGCGAATTGCGACTGGAAATGATTGACAACCAAGTCGCTGCTGCAATGGGGGAAACCATCCTTTTCCGTACCGACGGCAATTCGTTGCATCATGTCATCATTCAAGGCACCACCGGCTCCGATCGGCTTGTCGTCAACTCGGATGTCATCAATCGCTTGTTGCCCGAAGCGAAAATGATCCAGTTCATCGGCAACGGTGCAGACGACGAGTTCGAATTCACCGATACCGGTTGGTCGATGGGTGCTAACGTGATGGTGGGCGAGCGGTCGATGCGGCAAGCCGTCCATTCGTCGGGCGCGACAATCCAACTCGATACGTCACGAGCATGGCGGAACGTCGTCGAGGCACTCGATGTGAACAATCAAGGTGGCATCACCGCATCGGATGCATTAGCGGTGATCAACGAATTGACTGAGCGACTTTATTCGGCTAGCGATGGACTGCTCACCAGCGACGGATCGGCGGCCAGTCCCAGTGCCCCCGGTGCATTGGCTCGCTACTTAGATGTCAATGGTGACGGAAAGGTGAGCCCTTCCGATGCATTGCAAGTCATTAACGCTCTAGCAGAAATGCTACCTGGAAACCAAAGCGGTGAATCGGGAGAACTCGTTGCATCTGATTTACTGTTAACGCAAAATGCGGAAGTTGAGCGTCTCGTTCGTGATCAGACTTGGATTCCGGAATTCGAATCAAAGCAGGCGGTTCACGCACCGGCGATGCAGACCCCAAAAGCGGTTTTGTTACCGCAGATTGAGTCTGAAAGCGAGGAGGGAAACAGTGAGGAGAGTGATCCTCTTGACGTTGACTTAGTCGACCAACTGTTTGCCTTATTTCCGTAA